The following proteins come from a genomic window of Gynuella sunshinyii YC6258:
- a CDS encoding FG-GAP repeat domain-containing protein, which yields MSSDLLTPRFSSSIFHKLLLTTSVAAVSVLAVNVVADNDFDHDGKTDMVVWRPSDGVWYVQTSSSVWTYSFSRQWGLVNDVPIKNADFDGDDINDMAVWRPSDGVWYVRTSASNWNDSFSVQWGQAGDITLGNSDFDGDGRSDMGVWRPANGIWYIKTSSSGWNTNVSVAHGMAGDTPITQSDFDGDGIDDMVVWRPSDGNWLVRTSSSGWASAFTRQWGLIGDVPLMNSDFDGDGKADIAVWRPSNGTWYIRTSSSNWNDSFSVQWGLYGDTPIVNTDFDGDGIDDMAVWRPSNGTWYVKTSSSDWQDSFSRQWGQVNDVPLANTDFDGDSKADMAVWRPGNGTWYIKTSSSSWNNSFSRQWGVVGDVLINN from the coding sequence ATGTCCTCAGATTTACTCACACCGCGATTTTCAAGTTCCATTTTTCACAAGCTTCTACTCACAACCAGTGTGGCAGCGGTTTCGGTATTGGCCGTCAATGTTGTGGCTGACAATGACTTTGATCATGACGGTAAGACCGATATGGTGGTTTGGCGACCCAGTGATGGGGTCTGGTATGTCCAGACATCCTCTTCCGTCTGGACATACTCATTCAGTCGGCAATGGGGGCTTGTAAACGATGTGCCTATCAAGAATGCTGATTTTGATGGTGATGATATTAACGATATGGCGGTATGGCGGCCCAGTGATGGTGTCTGGTATGTCCGAACCTCAGCTTCGAACTGGAATGACTCTTTTTCTGTGCAGTGGGGTCAGGCGGGTGACATTACTTTGGGTAATTCCGATTTCGATGGTGATGGTCGCAGCGATATGGGTGTCTGGAGACCTGCAAATGGCATCTGGTATATCAAGACCTCTTCATCCGGCTGGAACACCAATGTATCCGTGGCGCATGGAATGGCGGGTGACACTCCGATTACACAATCTGATTTTGATGGTGATGGTATTGACGATATGGTGGTATGGCGTCCCAGTGACGGTAACTGGCTGGTTCGGACCTCATCCTCCGGTTGGGCATCTGCCTTCACTCGACAGTGGGGGCTGATAGGGGACGTTCCATTGATGAACAGTGACTTTGATGGTGACGGAAAAGCCGACATTGCGGTATGGCGTCCCAGTAATGGAACCTGGTATATCAGAACCTCCAGCTCCAATTGGAATGACAGTTTCAGTGTTCAGTGGGGCTTATACGGTGATACGCCAATCGTCAACACAGACTTCGATGGCGATGGCATTGATGACATGGCCGTCTGGCGTCCATCCAATGGCACCTGGTATGTAAAAACCTCATCCTCGGATTGGCAAGACAGCTTCAGTCGCCAATGGGGTCAGGTTAATGATGTGCCGCTGGCAAACACAGACTTTGATGGAGATAGCAAAGCAGATATGGCCGTGTGGCGCCCAGGTAATGGTACCTGGTACATCAAAACCTCCAGTTCAAGCTGGAACAATTCCTTCAGCCGGCAATGGGGCGTTGTGGGAGACGTGCTGATTAATAACTGA
- a CDS encoding type I polyketide synthase, translated as MKKDIAVIGIGSFFPDAPDTRHFWSNILNKKDSIIDIPELYWELEDFYDSDPSARDKTYGKKAGVVDAVEFDSLEFGIPPKLMESISVDQLFALLVARQALMDANLLGSQSKPFNREKAGVILGAAIGKTAFSLSHRLQAPRLRKIILNSGVPEAVANHIIERIQDSELDWSEASNPGYLANIVAGRIANRFDFGGTNSTVDAACASSLSAIKYAVQELITGECDIVLTGGVNLDCSDFSFVSFSKTPAISKSNHCRPFDADSDGMLLGDGIGMMVLKRLDDAERDNDRVYAVLKGIGSSSDGKVMSIYAPNTQGQLKALHRAYENAQVEPCSVGLIEAHGTGTPAGDKCEVETLTQFFSTHETPARQIALGSVKSQIGHARLAAGAAGMIKAILALHHKILPPMINVTQPADKLAQDNSPFYVISESRPWIVNQRTPARRAGVSAFGFGGTNFHIVLEEYQKDHEAPYRLTELPREILLSADTKTDLMTLIRTGLEPDADDTSFAHWLDTLSTAPVSHESPRLGFVAEHLQQAKELLTQALKHLEQRTTSEWETPDGIYFREASYPHRDKIVALFPGQGSQYPHMLKSLVENYPELRSFLELADNLNLSHQRPALSDILYPISMYDPSREQAWLSSIHQTENTQPALGALSAGLFSICRKRGLNPAFFVGHSFGELTALWAAGAMTDRDFLEIAGKRGELMQQAGGQNNPGAMLAVIADKSSIEEIVASIPDLHIANMNSPQQTVLSGSIAAIEQAEQQLKAFATSRLPVSAAFHSPAMKPAQTEMEHFLADKAFHPLTAQVFANANGQCYPQKTREIKDRFVSQITSPVEFIRTIENVYQAGGRLFVEIGPKRVLATLVEKILGDREFQTISLNPSPKISAELQLRQALIKLKVLGVALSDDPYAIKTTPAPAKKQSPAIFTVDPTVFFTKETRARITEAVEKKDDLVLVTAANTPPEKVREHNHVHPEPNHVVNIKEVSVDKPLTTSDLTVIDNIQQLNGKVLQQFLKNQGEQIDILKILANKTADPILDRQLGLMESFQQNSFQAYSAFFNEQSRLMGTSDSRPTLQNATTRPSSLSHHTADNILKPDISTAPINHSPAEQSVSSSVANRSTSTTTFKTAEPVSNVTPVSVSTTIPSVPDNNVLSRILFSIISDKTGYPEDMLEADMNLESDLGIDSIKRVEIFSALNEALEGGIHKEDVEALASLSTILDITGYLANRSSAQAERHAPSAPQSTNASVSPHSAGQMNYRKILFTIISDKTGYPEDMLETDMNLESDLGIDSIKRVEIFSALNDAMASGIHKEDVEALANLTTIEEIIAYLTQTSDTQSSVTTPAPASVNPIATPPLPSDSGHLKTLFMQIISDKTGYPGDMLSVDMDLESDLGIDSIKRVEIFSALNEQLPSGLSREDVEALSGISNIDGIISYLATGTSTDSEQPIPQERFIKRYEVVPSECPLAGTGVSRIKPGSTIILFSEGSELTEILAQELLLLGSQPIIIAWQEQTFDFQNINESCAVIELTGSNETHFEEAFKIVSGLTHEIHGMLYLMPVHNPENRWESVWDRQIAAMVRGAFFAAKYFYHTALANLTPEEHDSRFFMALTRIDGKLGAGDQFNGRFTQGGLFGLMKSIKQEWERVFCHAVDIDPDCSAIDVADIVFKELAAIESNTHETGWKNGQRITLRLNEHYRHQPGTLSPTEKDFFFVPGGGRGITAECVKGMARTFKCRFLLMGRTKLSTTLPAWALDSSDKTTMRQKLMAAYKERGEPVKPAELDALITDVLNQQEIKDTLQFIKDAGGDAMYFSGDITDETEVKSILAKAQTGWGPVTGFIHGAGVLADKKIQRKTEADYEGVFNTKVVGLQTVLQALDPAKLRFLMFFSSIAGFFGSGGQCDYSMANEVLNKFAFAFQRQYPDSAVCSINWGPWAGGMVTDTLKLILETSGVHILPIDTGVQYLLDELTMNSGTQVNEIVINGTDTMRPAQAEVKTQAKADMA; from the coding sequence ATGAAAAAAGATATTGCGGTCATTGGCATTGGTTCCTTTTTTCCAGATGCGCCCGATACCCGACATTTCTGGTCAAACATCCTGAACAAAAAAGATAGCATTATCGATATCCCCGAGCTCTACTGGGAGCTGGAGGATTTTTATGATTCTGATCCTTCCGCGCGCGACAAAACCTACGGCAAAAAAGCAGGTGTTGTTGACGCCGTTGAATTCGACTCACTGGAATTTGGCATCCCACCGAAACTCATGGAGTCCATTTCCGTCGATCAGCTGTTTGCGCTCCTGGTCGCCAGACAGGCACTGATGGATGCCAATTTGTTAGGCAGTCAATCAAAACCGTTCAATCGGGAAAAAGCCGGCGTCATTCTGGGAGCAGCGATTGGTAAAACGGCTTTCAGTCTCAGTCACCGCTTGCAGGCACCTCGACTGCGAAAAATCATCCTCAACAGTGGTGTTCCAGAGGCTGTTGCCAATCACATCATAGAACGCATTCAGGACTCTGAACTCGATTGGAGCGAAGCCTCGAATCCTGGTTATCTGGCCAACATTGTCGCTGGCAGAATCGCCAACCGGTTTGATTTTGGTGGTACCAATTCCACGGTGGATGCCGCCTGTGCCAGCAGTCTCTCAGCGATCAAATACGCGGTACAGGAACTCATTACCGGCGAGTGCGATATTGTGCTGACAGGCGGCGTGAACCTCGACTGCTCTGATTTCTCTTTTGTGTCTTTCAGCAAAACGCCGGCCATTTCCAAATCCAACCATTGCCGCCCGTTTGACGCTGATTCTGATGGCATGCTACTGGGTGATGGCATCGGCATGATGGTACTGAAACGTCTTGACGATGCCGAACGGGACAACGATCGAGTCTATGCAGTGCTCAAGGGCATCGGCTCATCCAGTGACGGCAAGGTCATGAGTATTTACGCGCCCAACACCCAAGGGCAGTTGAAGGCACTGCATCGGGCTTATGAAAATGCACAGGTCGAACCGTGTTCTGTCGGATTGATCGAAGCACACGGTACCGGAACACCCGCGGGCGACAAATGCGAAGTTGAAACGTTGACCCAATTTTTTTCCACTCATGAAACGCCGGCCAGACAGATTGCACTGGGCAGTGTAAAAAGCCAGATCGGTCATGCCCGTCTGGCTGCCGGTGCTGCTGGAATGATCAAAGCCATTCTGGCGCTACACCATAAAATTCTGCCGCCGATGATTAACGTCACCCAACCGGCGGATAAACTGGCGCAGGATAACTCACCTTTTTACGTAATCTCTGAAAGTCGTCCGTGGATCGTTAATCAGCGCACCCCGGCGCGTCGGGCCGGCGTCAGCGCTTTTGGTTTTGGTGGTACCAATTTCCATATCGTGTTGGAAGAATATCAAAAAGACCATGAGGCACCGTACCGACTGACTGAACTTCCAAGGGAAATACTGTTATCTGCAGATACCAAAACAGACTTAATGACGCTGATCAGAACTGGGTTGGAACCTGACGCCGATGACACCTCTTTTGCCCACTGGCTCGATACTCTGTCCACCGCACCGGTCAGTCACGAATCTCCCCGTCTGGGATTTGTAGCGGAGCACCTGCAACAGGCAAAAGAGCTGTTGACCCAGGCACTCAAACACCTGGAACAGCGTACCACCAGCGAGTGGGAAACTCCGGACGGCATTTATTTTCGCGAGGCGTCATATCCTCATCGAGATAAAATTGTGGCGCTGTTTCCGGGTCAGGGATCGCAGTATCCACACATGCTCAAGTCCCTTGTGGAAAACTATCCGGAACTTCGATCTTTTCTGGAACTGGCCGATAATCTGAACCTGAGCCATCAACGGCCGGCGCTGTCCGATATTCTGTACCCCATATCAATGTACGATCCATCCAGGGAACAGGCATGGTTATCATCCATTCATCAAACTGAAAACACCCAGCCGGCCCTGGGCGCACTTTCGGCCGGTCTGTTTTCCATATGCCGGAAACGCGGTCTGAATCCGGCCTTTTTTGTCGGTCATAGTTTCGGAGAACTGACTGCACTCTGGGCCGCAGGTGCGATGACTGACCGCGACTTTCTGGAAATTGCCGGTAAACGCGGCGAGCTCATGCAACAGGCTGGCGGGCAGAATAACCCTGGAGCCATGCTGGCAGTGATTGCGGATAAAAGCAGCATCGAAGAGATCGTGGCATCCATTCCGGATCTTCATATCGCCAATATGAATTCTCCACAGCAGACGGTGTTATCCGGTTCGATAGCGGCCATCGAACAGGCTGAACAGCAGTTAAAGGCATTTGCCACCAGTCGGCTGCCGGTATCTGCAGCGTTCCATTCTCCGGCCATGAAACCCGCACAAACAGAAATGGAACATTTTCTGGCTGACAAGGCATTTCATCCATTAACCGCGCAAGTATTCGCTAACGCCAATGGCCAGTGCTACCCGCAAAAAACCCGAGAGATCAAAGACCGTTTCGTTTCCCAGATAACCTCACCGGTTGAATTTATCCGCACCATCGAAAACGTTTATCAGGCGGGTGGCCGGTTGTTTGTGGAGATCGGCCCCAAACGGGTACTGGCCACATTGGTCGAAAAAATACTGGGCGACAGAGAGTTTCAGACCATCAGTCTGAATCCGTCCCCTAAAATCTCTGCAGAACTGCAACTGCGACAGGCTTTGATAAAATTAAAAGTACTGGGCGTCGCCCTGTCAGACGATCCATACGCGATTAAAACCACACCTGCACCCGCCAAAAAACAAAGTCCGGCCATTTTCACCGTTGACCCCACGGTCTTTTTTACCAAAGAGACACGCGCAAGGATCACTGAGGCCGTCGAGAAAAAAGATGATCTGGTGTTAGTGACTGCGGCAAACACCCCGCCGGAAAAAGTCCGGGAGCATAACCATGTTCACCCGGAGCCCAACCATGTGGTCAACATCAAGGAGGTTTCTGTGGACAAACCACTAACAACATCCGACTTAACTGTCATCGATAACATCCAGCAGCTCAATGGTAAAGTACTTCAGCAATTTTTAAAAAATCAGGGCGAACAGATCGATATATTAAAAATTCTGGCCAACAAAACGGCGGACCCGATACTCGACAGGCAACTGGGACTGATGGAAAGTTTCCAACAGAACAGTTTTCAGGCGTACAGTGCATTCTTCAACGAACAAAGCAGGTTGATGGGTACATCGGACAGCCGTCCGACATTACAAAATGCCACCACGCGACCATCATCTCTATCCCATCACACCGCAGACAACATCCTCAAACCAGATATCAGTACTGCACCGATCAATCACTCACCTGCCGAGCAGAGCGTGTCTTCATCTGTCGCCAATCGCTCAACAAGCACCACCACGTTTAAAACCGCTGAGCCGGTCAGTAACGTCACCCCGGTATCTGTGAGCACTACAATTCCATCTGTTCCTGACAACAACGTTCTCAGCCGGATACTGTTTAGCATTATCAGTGATAAAACCGGATACCCGGAAGATATGCTGGAAGCGGATATGAACCTGGAATCTGATCTGGGTATTGATTCGATCAAGCGGGTGGAAATTTTTTCCGCCTTAAATGAAGCACTGGAAGGAGGCATTCATAAGGAAGATGTCGAGGCCCTGGCCAGTTTGAGCACCATTCTGGACATTACCGGTTATCTTGCTAACCGAAGTAGTGCCCAGGCTGAAAGACATGCCCCATCTGCGCCACAGAGCACAAATGCTTCAGTATCACCTCACTCCGCCGGCCAGATGAACTACCGGAAAATACTGTTTACCATCATCAGTGATAAAACCGGCTATCCGGAAGACATGCTTGAAACGGACATGAATCTGGAGTCTGATCTCGGTATCGATTCGATTAAACGGGTGGAAATTTTTTCCGCTCTCAATGACGCCATGGCTTCCGGTATCCATAAAGAGGATGTGGAAGCACTGGCAAACCTGACAACCATCGAAGAGATCATTGCTTATCTGACTCAGACCAGCGACACCCAGTCTTCCGTCACGACACCGGCACCGGCATCTGTGAATCCAATAGCTACACCTCCACTGCCATCCGACAGCGGACACCTGAAAACGCTGTTCATGCAAATCATCAGCGATAAAACCGGCTATCCCGGTGACATGCTGAGTGTTGATATGGATCTTGAATCGGATCTCGGAATCGACTCCATCAAGCGGGTGGAAATTTTCTCCGCGCTCAACGAACAACTGCCTTCAGGATTATCGCGTGAAGACGTGGAAGCGCTGAGTGGTATTTCCAATATCGACGGCATTATCAGTTATCTTGCTACGGGAACATCGACTGACAGCGAACAACCGATACCGCAGGAGCGTTTTATAAAACGCTACGAAGTGGTGCCATCGGAATGCCCCTTGGCCGGCACCGGAGTCTCACGTATCAAACCGGGATCGACCATCATCCTGTTTTCTGAGGGCTCCGAACTCACCGAGATACTTGCCCAAGAACTCCTGCTACTCGGCAGTCAACCGATCATCATCGCCTGGCAAGAACAGACCTTTGACTTTCAAAACATTAATGAATCCTGCGCCGTTATAGAGCTGACCGGCAGCAACGAAACGCACTTTGAAGAGGCATTCAAAATTGTGAGCGGATTGACCCATGAGATACATGGCATGCTGTATCTGATGCCGGTTCATAATCCGGAAAATCGCTGGGAATCCGTCTGGGATCGCCAGATCGCTGCAATGGTTCGAGGTGCGTTCTTTGCCGCCAAATATTTTTACCATACTGCGCTGGCAAACCTGACGCCTGAAGAACATGACTCAAGATTCTTCATGGCGCTGACACGTATTGATGGAAAACTCGGCGCCGGCGACCAGTTCAATGGACGCTTCACCCAGGGTGGTTTATTCGGTTTGATGAAATCCATCAAACAAGAGTGGGAGCGGGTTTTTTGCCATGCTGTCGATATAGATCCGGATTGTTCCGCAATCGATGTGGCAGATATCGTATTCAAAGAGTTAGCCGCCATCGAAAGCAATACCCATGAAACCGGCTGGAAAAACGGACAACGTATCACCCTGAGATTAAACGAACACTATCGCCATCAACCGGGCACATTATCACCCACAGAAAAAGATTTCTTTTTTGTACCGGGTGGCGGCAGAGGTATCACTGCGGAATGTGTTAAAGGCATGGCCCGTACATTCAAATGTCGGTTCCTGCTGATGGGCCGGACAAAGTTGAGCACAACGTTGCCAGCATGGGCACTGGACAGTAGTGATAAAACCACGATGCGCCAGAAACTGATGGCTGCATACAAGGAGCGCGGTGAGCCTGTTAAACCGGCCGAACTGGACGCTCTGATCACGGATGTTCTCAATCAACAGGAAATTAAAGATACATTACAGTTCATCAAGGACGCCGGTGGTGATGCCATGTACTTCAGCGGTGATATCACCGACGAAACAGAGGTCAAATCGATTCTCGCCAAAGCCCAGACAGGCTGGGGTCCGGTCACCGGTTTTATCCATGGCGCCGGAGTGCTGGCGGATAAAAAGATTCAACGTAAAACAGAAGCGGATTACGAAGGCGTTTTCAACACCAAAGTCGTTGGCCTGCAAACGGTCCTGCAAGCTCTTGACCCGGCAAAACTCCGGTTTTTAATGTTTTTCAGTTCCATTGCCGGTTTCTTTGGCAGTGGCGGACAATGTGACTACTCCATGGCTAACGAAGTACTCAACAAATTTGCCTTCGCCTTTCAACGGCAATACCCGGACAGCGCGGTGTGCTCGATCAACTGGGGACCCTGGGCCGGAGGAATGGTGACCGACACCCTCAAACTGATTCTGGAAACCAGCGGCGTTCACATCCTACCAATCGATACCGGCGTGCAGTATCTGCTCGATGAACTGACCATGAACAGCGGTACCCAGGTCAATGAAATCGTGATCAACGGAACCGACACCATGCGACCGGCCCAGGCGGAAGTTAAAACTCAGGCAAAAGCCGATATGGCATAA